In Miscanthus floridulus cultivar M001 unplaced genomic scaffold, ASM1932011v1 fs_316_3_4, whole genome shotgun sequence, the following proteins share a genomic window:
- the LOC136531291 gene encoding uncharacterized protein: MADYHFVYKDVEGRSTEWDDIQRRLGNLPPKSEPFKPPPFAPKVDADKQPKSKEWLDEREPEELEELEDDLDDDRFLEQYRKTRLAELREAAKTARFGSIVPITGSDFVREVSQAPSDVWVVVFLYKDGIPECGLLQNCLEELATRYPATKFVKIISTDCIPNYPDRNVPTILVYNNSAVKGTYVGLQKFGGKRCTPESVALALCQSDPVLNDGHDGSDSSRDNVIEGVRRKFIEKVVAQHEEREEEDSD; this comes from the exons atggcggactaTCACTTCGTGTACAAGGACGTGGAGGGGAGGAGCACAGAGTGGGACGACATCCAGCGCCGCCTCGGGAACCTGCCTCCGAAGTCGGAGCCCTTCAAGCCGCCGCCCTTCGCCCCCAAGGTCGACGCCGACAAGCAGCCCAAGTCAAAGGAATGGCTCGACGAGCGCGAGCCCGAAGAGCTCGAGGAACTCGAGGACGACCTGGACGACGACCGCTTCCTCGAGCAGTACAG GAAGACGAGGCTCGCAGAGCTGAGGGAGGCAGCAAAAACCGCGCGATTTGGTAGTATAGTTCCCATCACTGGCTCGGACTTCGTGCGGGAGGTGTCTCAGGCACCATCAGATGTTTGGGTTGTGGTCTTCCTCTACAAGGATGG GATACCTGAATGTGGATTGCTTCAGAATTGTTTGGAGGAATTGGCTACAAGATACCCAGCGACAAAGTTTGTTAAAATTATCTCCACAGACTGCATCCCCAACTACCCAGATAGGAATGTTCCTACAATACTGGTGTATAACAACAGTGCTGTCAAAGGGACTTATGTTGGTTTGCAGAAGTTTGGTGGAAAGAGATGCACACCTGAAT CTGTTGCGTTAGCCCTTTGCCAGTCAGACCCGGTACTGAATGATGGGCATGATGGCAGTGATTCATCTCGGGACAATGTCATTGAAGGTGTTCGCAGGAAGTTCATAGAGAAGGTTGTGGCCCAGCATgaagagcgggaagaagaggataGTGACTAA